A region from the Lolium perenne isolate Kyuss_39 chromosome 4, Kyuss_2.0, whole genome shotgun sequence genome encodes:
- the LOC127332435 gene encoding probable nucleoredoxin 1-2: MAAAPTTGGGIGTILAAGERDYLVRNSGEQVKISSIEGGVVALYFSASWCPPCRRFTPKLIEAYKELASHGKSFEVVFVSGDQDEEAFNAYFAKMPWLAVPFSDSEGRKGLDGRFEVRGIPHLVILDAKTGEVLTGDGVEFVSEYGIEAYPFTPERISELKEQEKAAKDNQTIHSVLGTPERDYVISNKGDKVPISDLEGKYVGLCFVVSGYGPVEEFTAVLSKIYGKLKEVGEKFEVVAVSLDSDETSFNESFSSMPWLAIPQGDKKCQKLVSYFELSDLPTVVLIGPDGKTLNSNIADIIDEHGMDAWEGFPFNAEKLAILAEKAKAKAASQTLESLLVTGDLDFVIGKDGAKVPVSELAGKTVLLYFSAKWCGPCRAFLPTLVDVYNKIKDKNSDFEIVFVSSDRDKDSFDDFFSGMPWLALPLGDERKAYLSKMFKIRGIPSLVAIGPDGKTVNTDAKAPIAVHGAEAFPFTEERLQELEKKIEEMAKTWPEKLKHELHEHELVLTRRPRPYGCDGCDEMGTSWSYACAECDFDLHTSCALDGEKKGEEEKGQDAADAAPAGYVCEGDVCRKA, encoded by the exons ATGGCGGCGGCACCCACCACCGGCGGCGGCATCGGGACCATCCTCGCCGCCGGCGAGCGCGATTACCTCGTCCGCAACTCCGGCGAGCAG GTGAAGATCAGCAGCATTGAGGGAGGCGTTGTGGCCCTCTACTTCTCGGCCTCATGGTGCCCACCATGCAGGCGGTTCACCCCAAAGCTTATTGAAGCATACAAAGAACTTGCCTCACATGGCAAGAGCTTTGAGGTGGTTTTCGTGTCAGGCGATCAGGATGAGGAGGCATTCAACGCCTATTTCGCAAAGATGCCGTGGTTGGCAGTCCCTTTCTCTGACTCTGAAGGCCGTAAAGGTCTTGATGGGAGGTTTGAAGTCAGGGGCATTCCACACCTTGTTATCCTTGATGCAAAAACTGGTGAAGTTCTTACTGGGGATGGAGTCGAGTTTGTGAGTGAATATGGCATAGAAGCTTATCCTTTTACGCCCGAGAGGATCAGTGAATTGAAAGAACAAGAAAAGGCAGCTAAGGATAATCAAACTATCCATAGCGTGCTTGGTACACCGGAGCGCGACTATGTAATTTCAAACAAGGGGGACAAG GTACCCATCTCTGATCTTGAGGGGAAGTATGTTGGTTTGTGCTTTGTAGTGAGTGGATATGGTCCGGTTGAGGAATTTACAGCAGTTCTTTCCAAGATATATGGGAAGCTCAAAGAAGTGGGTGAGAAGTTTGAAGTTGTAGCTGTATCACTAGACAGTGATGAGACATCATTCAATGAGAGCTTCTCTAGCATGCCTTGGCTTGCTATTCCTCAGGGCGACAAGAAGTGTCAGAAGCTGGTCAGTTACTTTGAGCTTAGTGATCTCCCTACAGTTGTGCTGATTGGTCCTGATGGGAAGACACTGAACAGCAATATTGCGGACATAATTGATGAGCATGGTATGGATGCATGGGAGGGGTTCCCCTTCAATGCAGAGAAGCTGGCAATTCTCGCTGAGAAGGCAAAGGCTAAAGCAGCGTCACAGACGCTGGAGTCCCTTTTGGTTACTGGTGATTTAGACTTTGTCATCGGGAAAGATGGAGCAAAG GTTCCTGTATCAGAACTTGCTGGGAAGACTGTCCTCCTTTACTTTTCAGCCAAATGGTGTGGACCATGCAGGGCCTTCCTGCCGACACTTGTGGATGTATACAACAAGATTAAGGATAAGAACAGTGATTTTGAGATCGTCTTCGTCTCCAGCGACAGAGACAAGGACTCCTTCGATGACTTCTTCTCCGGCATGCCATGGCTCGCCCTTCCCCTGGGAGATGAAAGGAAGGCATACCTGTCAAAGATGTTCAAAATCCGTGGGATCCCTTCTCTCGTCGCCATTGGTCCTGATGGGAAGACAGTCAACACTGATGCGAAAGCTCCAATAGCGGTCCACGGTGCGGAGGCATTCCCGTTCACCGAGGAGAGGCTTCAGGAGCTGGAGAAGAAGATCGAAGAGATGGCGAAGACATGGCCTGAGAAGCTGAAGCATGAGCTGCACGAGCATGAGCTTGTGCTGACGCGCCGGCCCAGGCCATACGGCTGTGATGGATGCGACGAGATGGGCACCTCTTGGTCCTATGCTTGCGCAGAATGCGACTTCGATCTGCACACTTCGTGTGCGCTGGATggggagaagaagggagaggaagagaaggggcaGGATGCTGCTGATGCTGCCCCAGCTGGGTACGTTTGCGAAGGAGACGTCTGCAGAAAGGCCTAG
- the LOC127332433 gene encoding uncharacterized protein, which yields MASSLAARRLLSRAFAARRVLPCASPLPSSPSALRRLATDASPPPPLPPPPLEPTVDPPKSEGASSYPGAGAGAGGSYRSGPGAASGGRRPGGAGYEEEQEKVLRASLLHVPRMGWSESAMIAGARDVGVSPAIVGAFQRKEAALVEFFMDDCLQQLMDRVDAGEGEQLKTLILTERLARLIRTRLEMQAPYISKWPQALSIQSQPANVSTSLKQRAVLVDEIWHAAGDSGSDIDWYVKRAVLGGIYSTSEVYMLTDNSPEFRDTWTFVNSRIKDALNLEKSVKEAGYLAEAMRAGLGVGPIQDILGKVFQK from the exons ATGGCCTCCTCCCTCGCGGCCCGCCGCCTCCTCTCCCGCGCCTTCGCCGCCCGGCGCGTCCTCCCCTGCGCCTCTCCGCTGCCTTCCTCCCCCTCCGCTCTCCGCCGGCTCGCCACCGACGCCTCGCCGCCACCGCCTCTCCCGCCTCCGCCTCTCGAGCCCACAGTCGATCCGCCCAAGTCGGAGGGCGCCTCCTCCTACCCCGGTGCCGGTGCCGGCGCTGGGGGCTCCTACCGGTCGGGACCGGGTGCTGCATCTGGGGGCCGCCGCCCGGGTGGCGCGGGGTACGAGGAGGAGCAGGAGAAGGTCCTCCGCGCGTCGCTGCTCCATGTG CCGAGGATGGGATGGAGCGAGTCGGCCATGATCGCGGGGGCCAGGGACGTGGGCGTGTCGCCGGCCATTGTCGGTGCCTTCCAGAGGAAGGAGGCCGCGCTCGTTGAG TTTTTCATGGATGACTGCCTTCAACAACTCATGGATCGCGTTGATGCTGGTGAGGGAGAGCAGTTGAAAACCTTGATACTCACTGAGAGACTAGCCAGGCTTATTCGTACGAGGCTTGAGATGCAGGCACCTTACATTTCAAAGTGGCCTCAAGCCCTGAGTATCCAG TCCCAACCGGCAAACGTCTCCACAAGCTTGAAGCAGAGAGCGGTCCTTGTTGATGAGATTTGGCATGCTGCTGGAGATTCTGGATCAGATATTGATTGGTATGTGAAGCGTGCTGTGCTTGGTGGGATCTACTCAACCTCGGAGGTGTACATGCTAACAGATAATTCTCCAG AGTTTCGTGACACGTGGACTTTTGTGAATAGCCGCATCAAAGACGCTCTCAATCTCGAGAAATCTGTTAAGGAG GCTGGATATCTAGCTGAAGCCATGAGAGCAGGCCTGGGTGTTGGCCCCATACAGGACATCCTGGGCAAGGTTTTCCAGAAATGA